In Penicillium psychrofluorescens genome assembly, chromosome: 5, a single window of DNA contains:
- a CDS encoding uncharacterized protein (ID:PFLUO_008293-T1.cds;~source:funannotate), whose amino-acid sequence MVASSGALYLDYPVWGAHVWHGRYQFLHIPKHYNYLNGTSSLYPPPKWSWMPKDPVPGFGDWNKSDSHALHYDALKSPLHISNLQEPVLELIQKALADGNVKIKHVILLKLESTRADVFPLRKESFMFERIAKSYKDQQIPYDVQQRIANLTSTAEYLTGSATGFTNNTHGGRKAYGGLSATNAYTTSTYTLKSVAGTVCGVNPLVVDFNREWKQHIYQPCLPHVFDMFSRQPGISNKTDDFTRWPWHSIWMQSVTDTYDNQGKLTPVLGYNDKQTKETIEKPSAKHFPLQSKEINYYGYADTELREYIRDAIIDAEREHKRLFLTHLTGTTHHPWGLPNNTFEQIMGKLGKKNVELNRYLNSLGFVDDWLETILEILKEEGVANETLLVMAGDHGLSLPNNGGITPYDNPHAGNFHVPIVLAHPHLPPVEISAPVSSNQIVPSIIDLLVESSSLNNNTKRVATDIRSLYEGQSLIRRQITEKENRPVWHFTVMNTGGSWLALRSAARPELRLVIPLVNDVEWRFSDLQKDPNELNPILRFKLADLASTLKAQYDESVLHWLWDAAYVANWWVIENWHLYQYDPFAEHDNK is encoded by the exons ATGGTGGCCTCGAGTGGCGCTCTCTACCTTGATTATCCCGTTTGG GGTGCTCATGTCTGGCATGGCCGCTACCAGTTTCTCC ACATCCCAAAGCACTACAACTATCTCAATGGGACCTCATCTCTCTATCCACCACCTAAAtggagctggatgccgaAGGATCCGGTCCCCGGCTTTGGAGACTGGAACAAGTCTGATTCACATGCCCTTCACTACGATGCATTGAAGAGCCCGCTCCATATATCCAACCTACAGGAGCCGGTGCTTGAGCTGATCCAGAAGGCGCTGGCGGACGGTAACGTCAAAATCAAACATGTGATACTGCTGAAGCTCGAGAGCACGCGGGCTGATGTCTTCCCACTGCGGAAGGAGTCATTCATGTTCGAGCGCATCGCGAAATCGTATAAAGATCAACAAATCCCCTATGATGTCCAGCAGCGCATTGCAAACCTTACATCGACTGCCGAGTATTTGACCGGTTCTGCGACCGGTTTTACCAACAATACTCACGGCGGCCGGAAGGCCTACGGTGGCCTCAGTGCAACGAACGCCTACACGACCTCCACCTATACGCTGAAGAGCGTGGCGGGCACTGTGTGCGGTGTGAATCCCCTCGTGGTCGACTTCAACCGCGAGTGGAAGCAGCATATTTACCAGCCATGTCTACCGCATGTCTTCGACATGTTTAGCCGCCAACCCGGTATCTCGAATAAGACCGACGATTTCACGCGGTGGCCCTGGCACTCCATCTGGATGCAGTCTGTGACGGACACTTACGACAACCAAGGCAAGTTGACTCCGGTGCTGGGCTACAATGACAAACAGACCAAAGAAACCATTGAAAAGCCTAGCGCAAAACACTTCCCATTGCAGTCGAAAGAGATTAATTACTACGGCTACGCGGATACAGAGCTCCGGGAGTACATCCGTGATGCCATCATCGATGCGGAACGCGAGCACAAACGGCTCTTTCTCACTCACCTGACTGGAACCACGCACCATCCGTGGGGCCTACCGAATAATACCTTTGAGCAAATAATGGGCAAATTGGGCAAAAAGAACGTTGAGCTAAACCGATACCTGAACTCGCTTGGTTTCGTGGATGACTGGCTGGAAACGATCTTGGAGATCCTAAAGGAGGAGGGAGTTGCCAATGAGACTTTGCTGGTCATGGCGGGCGACCA TGGCCTGTCTCTCCCGAACAACGGAGGTATCACTCCCTACGACAACCCCCACGCCGGTAACTTCCACGTTCCCATCGTCCTAGCCCACCCACACCTACCGCCCGTCGAAATCAGCGCCCCGGTATCTAGCAACCAGATCGTGCCTAGCATCATCGACTTGCTCGTCGAGTCATCCTccctcaacaacaacaccaaaCGCGTCGCGACTGACATCCGGTCTCTCTATGAAGGCCAATCCCTCATCCGACGACAGATTacggaaaaagaaaatcgTCCGGTCTGGCATTTTACCGTCATGAATACGGGCGGGTCCTGGTTAGCTCTTCGTTCTGCTGCACGCCCGGAATTGCGGCTCGTCATTCCGCTGGTGAATGATGTCGAGTGGCGGTTTTCAGATCTGCAGAAGGATCCGAATGAGCTCAATCCTATTTTGAGGTTTAAATTGGCTGATCTGGCGTCCACGCTTAAGGCACAATACGACGAGAGTGTCCTCCATTGGCTTTGGGACGCAGCATATGTTGCCAATTGGTGGGTCATCGAGAATTGGCATCTGTATCAGTACGATCCTTTTGCCGAACATGACAACAAGTGA